Proteins from a genomic interval of Neodiprion lecontei isolate iyNeoLeco1 chromosome 2, iyNeoLeco1.1, whole genome shotgun sequence:
- the LOC107218111 gene encoding trinucleotide repeat-containing gene 6C protein isoform X4: protein MFPHNSSSHEISTETNAFVQNSKGDVVLLMASCPSGVEEGRRPDSVRSCDIKSANNSTMARPTSHPVATTTTNDFLTVLPRQSGELGSAAEGKACQSVASAITKNPTNHLLIYDNNKINNHNNAEHNHHKYRKQNKPGSPGQLGSSADNSKSISKLLSDNKDSFSDLSIRVLQLSLKLKVTRGEVRQSAGEPSLVRIPKSDCPPWLSHESSVVENYSLLGSRLDKGENNNLKANLRFISNNNYSKSVILLSSTRDGDYYLLSESGGVREDTALENFRLKNNSSSRWESVKLLAVKYSPVTKHDGACRKWTQNDLQNVKLVILYSDGRLFYEDHRLQDSQNDLDVLDIWFNRPNFVTKLLKLHFDNTATLELLSLAQAQNFATCSSNSLIVSTNESTSLLRSLTDENLTKVQPSRHATVNELMQRICVPLMIECKVYVNGSNNNNIVIGEEMNINNNNPDVIEDIVNVAVCYKTSCTMTTNYRLGFQNDGISYTQATMFTVGALSFQDNNKSNKPLHASFKDDNYQVSAKIDDKFNFNLKSVSKSTLSVRFSDKSETSHATRLNKSDEKMHVLSAVNIPTLTTCEPTMTLKCQPATVASQTNTVPASQVEKHSKVDDKTVLLKSSYLKYDQESTTSNRNSSNHDQNANDFVSLNEESYENDIGLSNTLKNDEHDNDNEDYDDDYDDDNDNDITPKNILQSEKYYQMTSFHDGCAARNDDDCNDNGKLLNTNRLTSNVQKTIELFAIVRDLLSRYQKVYKSDLAQSEIICKQLQKALQSLFNRPYSCNKMYQSSLEYKKRWGIPIISGLAGGGESSLNTGTATSWGSAPPAAPNNNNNNAAQSGWGGTPGNPPVGTGPPNNWGGNNVNRPVTANPNQNQNQGPSGQNIPGEGNVNKVTNPNQSQNPQSGPTTSQSTNATSGNQNNGQWPQGKSSNPGGSGQSQSSQNNNNPSQQSTQPGSSANNNPTNSATSSTVNNATTAVANNPSSKQQLEQLNTMREALFSQDGWGSQHVNQDTSWEVPTSPEPSMTKDGVPMWKPPVNNGTELWEANLRNGGQPPPQQQAKTPWGHTPSTNIGGTWGEDDDAADSSNMWSGAPTPNPPSTAQWPGAAANQSSGMSGGGTSWGDPRMDPRDPRDLRTVDPREMRDPRDHRISLDPRDHMRVMDPMSRDPRMPDMRGDPRGISGRLNGASADAMWGQPPGPQHHQMSHQHPTGPPAKMVNPSGINQWVAPPPKEMMPGKPSGWEEPSPPTQRRNVPNYDDGTSLWGNPAPNPRPMPGGKVSHWKELPTPNMGRGGMPCPPGMPQNRMPGQPGMKPDVSGPMWGHPTGPGGSGGGGGAGGGGSGTGGGGGAGRNGSWGDGPHDTASWEDQKTPSAWNEPPINPPASWGGPTSHKPKPMGPTGGWGDTEMDPTTSWAHPPKQMLTKEVIWNSREFRYLCDLGYKKEDVETALRNREMNRDEAHELLIQVRPQDHWRRQDSHTGYDPASQSAAAAGYPPRFNHVAQQISFPPGAGMPSVGASGGMSGSVASASLLKLQQQQQQQAAVQLQQQQPSVTAAPQPPFNQTSRTPQNQPSTQQLRMLVQQIQLAVQEGYLNHQILNQPLAPQTLILLNQLLQQIKVLQQLHQQHSVQLTLKGNSQTGLQISVQITKTKQQIANLQNQIAVQQATYMKQQQQQQHPATPSQASDYYKTSVHDPMSALQNTFSDLTMNKEPQVSQQQSRLNQWKLPSLDKEGDLGTNEFSRAPGTTSKPPTTPGGLTQSHSSPNMNPLLGQGDGTWSSRLGDSGWPDAGTSDSTDGKDWQPGGAAFTDLVPEFEPGKPWKGNQMKSIEDDPSITPGSVVRSPLSLAAIKDPDAIFSSTTKTSPPPSANADTSIPSLSNSTWSFNPPATTPSVFASSKNTWGESAPPPTAVTSELWGAPMSKARGPPPGLGSKGGASASNGWVGLAGVNRSSSSWGLQSGAVGNAAWVSTWLLLKNLTPQIDGSTLKTLCMQHGPVQDFRLYLNHGIALAKYSSRDEAIKAQGALNNCVLGNTTIFAESPADSEVHTLLQHLGHGGQQQTAGTAGSGWGLRTTSKAGPPPDTWGGSSSQLWGAPPGGNSLWSNAGIDSGDQQRATPSSLNSYLPGDLLGDAYPSSKTSQISQLSKDRSCYFEEHLIYELLESLKMPV from the exons ATGTTTCCACACAATTCTAGTTCACATGAGATTTCTACTGAAACAAATGCCTTCGTACAAAATTCCAAG GGGGATGTAGTATTATTAATGGCAAGTTGTCCGAGTGGGGTGGAGGAGGGGAGAAGACCAGATAGCGTTAGGTCCTGTGATATCAAATCCGCAAACAACAGTACTATGGCACGACCTACCAGCCACCCCGtcgccaccaccaccaccaatGACTTCTTAACCGTCCTGCCACGCCAATCTG GTGAGCTTGGCTCAGCGGCTGAAGGCAAGGCCTGCCAGTCAGTGGCGTCAGCAATCACAAAAAATCCAACAAATCACCTTCTAATctacgataataataaaataaataaccacAACAATGCAGAACATAATCATCACAAATACAGAAAGCAAAACAAACCGGGTTCGCCTGGGCAGCTGGGAAGCTCCGCCGATAACTCTAAGTCTATTTCTAAGCTCTTAAGTGATAATAAGGATAGCTTTAGTGATCTAAGCATTAGGGTACTACAACTAAGTCTAAAGTTAAAGGTGACAAGGGGCGAAGTACGTCAATCTGCGGGGGAGCCTAGCCTAGTTAGGATACCCAAGTCTGATTGCCCCCCGTGGCTGTCGCACGAATCGTCCGTTGTCGAGAATTACTCCTTACTAGGGTCCCGCCTTGATAAGGGCGAAAACAATAACCTTAAGGCTAATCTTAGGTTcataagtaataataattactccAAATCTGTGATATTGCTCAGCTCAACCCGCGACGGAGATTACTATCTGCTCTCCGAAAGCGGCGGTGTCAGAGAAGACACAGctctcgaaaattttcgattgaaaaataattcttcaagCCGATGGGAAAGTGTGAAATTACTAGCTGTTAAGTACTCTCCTGTTACCAAGCATGATGGAGCGTGCAGAAAATGGACCCAAAATGATCTTCAAAATGTTAAACTTGTGATCTTATACTCAGATGGCCGTCTGTTTTACGAAGATCATCGTCTCCAGGATTCTCAAAATGATCTTGACGTTCTAGATATTTGGTTCAATCGACCAAACTTTGTCACAAAACTTTTAAAACTGCATTTTGACAATACCGCTACATTAGAGTTGTTGTCCCTCGCACAAGCTCAGAATTTCGCCACCTGTTCTTCCAATTCGCTTATCGTTTCGACAAACGAATCCACCTCTCTGCTGCGATCTTTGACCGATGAAAATCTTACGAAAGTTCAACCTTCTCGACACGCTACTGTGAACGAGCTGATGCAACGCATATGTGTTCCATTAATGATAGAATGTAAGGTTTATGTTAAcggtagtaataataacaatattgttATTGGAGaagaaatgaatattaataacaataatccaGATGTTATCGAAGACATTGTTAACGTCGCTGTGTGCTACAAGACTAGTTGTACTATGACTACTAATTATAGGCTAGGGTTTCAAAATGATGGTATTAGCTATACCCAAGCAACAATGTTTACTGTTGGTGCTCTTTCATTTCAGGATAACAATAAGTCTAACAAGCCTCTACACGCTAGCTTTAAGGATGATAATTATCAAGTGTCTGCTAAGATCGACGATAAGTTTAACTTTAACCTTAAGTCTGTATCTAAGTCTACGCTAAGTGTTAGGTTTAGTGATAAGTCTGAAACGTCTCATGCTACTCGACTAAACAAATCTGACGAAAAAATGCACGTTCTGTCGGCTGTTAACATTCCTACACTGACTACCTGCGAGCCTACGATGACGCTTAAATGCCAACCAGCCACCGTCGCATCCCAAACTAACACTGTACCTGCCTCTCAAGTGGAGAAACACTCAAAAGTTGATGATAAAACTGTACTGTTGAAATCAAGTTACCTTAAATATGACCAGGAATCAACTACAAGTAATAGAAATTCATCAAACCATGACCAAAATGCTAATGACTTCGTCTCCCTTAACGAGGAATCTTACGAAAACGACATTGGTTTGTCAAACACATTGAAGAACGATGAACatgataacgataatgaaGATTATGATGATGACTATGATGATGACAACGACAACGATATCACACCCAAGAATATCTTacaatctgaaaaatattaccaGATGACATCATTCCACGATGGCTGTGCTGCCCGTAACGATGACGATTGCAACGATAATGGCAAACTGTTAAACACCAACAGGCTGACCTCAAATGTCCAAAAAACGATAGAGTTGTTTGCAATAGTGCGTGACCTGCTCTCTAGGTATCAAAAAGTTTACAAAAGCGACTTAGCGCAAAGTGAAATTATCTGTAAACAACTACAAAAAGCGCTGCAAAGTTTATTCAATCGTCCATATTCTTGCAACAAAATGTATCAATCTTCACTGGAATACAAAAAAAGATGGGGCATACCGATAATCTCTGGTCTGGCCGGGGGTGGAGAAAGTTCACTAAACACCGGAACTGCCACCAGCTGGGGATCAGCACCACCTGCGGCGcctaacaacaacaacaacaacgccGCCCAATCCGGTTGGGGTGGAACACCAGGAAATCCACCCGTAGGCACTGGACCACCAAACAACTGGGGTGGTAATAACGTGAATCGACCAGTCACCGCAAATCCCAATCAGAATCAGAATCAAGGACCCAGTGGCCAGAACATCCCAGGTGAGG GTAATGTGAACAAAGTAACTAATCCGAACCAATCTCAAAATCCGCAATCTGGACCAACAACATCTCAGTCAACTAACGCAACGTCAGGGAATCAGAATAACGGACAGTGGCCTCAGGGAAAATCCAGCAATCCTGGTGGATCTGGCCAGAGTCAATCTTCTCAGAATAACAACAACCCGTCTCAACAATCCACGCAGCCAGGAAGTAGCGCTAATAACAATCCGACTAATAGTGCAACATCTTCGACTGTAAACAACGCGACAACAGCTGTTGCCAACAATCCTTCATCAAAGCAACAACTAGAACAATTGAACACCATGCGAGAAGCCTTATTCAGTCAAGACGGCTGGGGTTCT CAACACGTGAACCAAGATACGAGCTGGGAAGTTCCAACATCCCCGGAACCAAGTATGACCAAAGATGGCGTTCCCATGTGGAAACCACCTGTAAACAATGGTACAGAGTTGTGGGAAGCTAACTTACGAAACGGAGGTCAACCTCCTCCGCAACAGCAAGCCAAAACACCATGGGGACACACTCCTTCGACAAATATTGGCGGTACTTGGGGCGAGGATGACGATGCTGCTGATTCTTCAAACATGTGGTCTGGAGCGCCGACTCCTAATCCGCCCAGTACAGCTCAGTGGCCTGGAGCTGCTGCCAACCAGTCCAGCGGGATGTCCGGCGGTG GGACCAGTTGGGGCGATCCAAGAATGGATCCCAGGGATCCTCGAGACTTGAGAACTGTAGATCCGAGAGAAATGCGTGATCCGCGAGATCATAGAATATCCTTGGACCCAAGAGATCATATGAGAGTAATGGACCCCATGAGCCGTGACCCACGAATGCCCGATATGCGTGGTGATCCGCGCGGTATTTCTGGCCGTCTGAACGGCGCAAGTGCCGATGCTATGTGGGGACAACCACCAGGACCACAGCATCACCAAATGAGTCATCAACACCCGACGGGACCTCCTGCAAAGATGGTAAATCCATCCGGTATAAACCAGTGGGTAGCGCCACCGCCCAAAGAAATGATGCCAGGAAAGCCGTCTGGATGGGAAGAGCCTTCGCCGCCTACTCAGCGTAggaatgttccaaattatgACGACGGTACTAGCCTCTGGGGTAATCCAGCTCCAAACCCACGTCCGATGCCAGGTGGCAAAGTTTCCCACTGGAAGGAGCTACCGACACCCAATATGGGCCGTGGAG GAATGCCCTGCCCACCTGGTATGCCGCAAAACCGAATGCCTGGACAGCCAGGCATGAAGCCAGATGTCAGTGGCCCGATGTGGGGTCATCCAACCGGCCCTGGTGGAAGTGGCGGTGGAGGAGGTGCCGGAGGTGGTGGCAGCGGTACAGGCGGCGGTGGAGGTGCTGGTCGCAACGGATCCTGGGGAGATGGACCTCACGACACTGCTAGTTGGGAAGATCAAAAAACACCTTCTGCTTGGAACGAGCCCCCGATAAATCCTCCTGCTTCATGGGGAGGCCCGACAAGTCATAAACCAAAACCTATGGGACCGACCGGAGGATGGGGTGACACAGAAATGGACCCGACTACCAGCTGGGCTCATCCACCGAAACAAATGCTCACCAAAGAAGTTATTTGGAATAGCAGAGAGTTCAGATATCTCTGTGATCTTGGGTACAAG AAGGAAGACGTGGAAACTGCTTTAAGAAACCGCGAAATGAACAGAGACGAAGCACATGAACTTCTCATTCAAGTACGTCCTCAGGATCATTGGCGTCGTCAGGACAGTCACACTGGATATGATCCTGCTAGTCAATCAGCTGCAGCTGCCGGATATCCGCCAAGGTTTAATCACGTTGCCCAACAGATATCTTTCCCGCCG GGGGCCGGAATGCCTAGCGTGGGGGCCTCTGGTGGCATGAGTGGTTCGGTCGCCAGCGCCAGTCTCCTCAAGCtccaacaacaacagcaacaacaagcagctgTACAGTTGCAACAACAACAGCCCAGTGTCACGGCAGCGCCGCAGCCACCTTTTAATCAG ACGTCAAGAACGCCACAAAATCAGCCCTCTACCCAACAACTCCGAATGCTCGTACAACAAATTCAATTGGCTGTTCAGGAAGGCTATTTGAATCATCAGATATTGAACCAGCCGTTGGCTCCTCAGACCTTGATCCTACTTAACCAGCTGTTGCAGCAAATCAAAGTGCTTCAACAATTGCATCAGCAACATTCAGTGCAGTTAACGCTGAAAGGAAACAGTCAAACGGGACTGCAGATTAGCGTACAAATAACTAAGACTAAACAACAGATCGCCAATCTGCAAAATCAAATTGCAGTTCAACAAGCAACGTACATgaaacaacaacagcagcaacaacatcCAGCAACGCCATCTCAAGCATCTGATTATTATAAAACATCTGTACATGATCCTATGTCTGCGTTGCAAAATACCTTCAGTGACTTGACCATGAACAAGGAGCCTCAAGTA AGCCAACAACAGTCTCGTTTGAATCAGTGGAAGCTACCATCCCTGGACAAAGAAGGCGATCTTGGTACTAATGAATTTTCACGAGCTCCCGGTACTACAAGCAAACCGCCGACTACACCAGGTGGTCTCACTCAATCACACAGCAGTCCTAACATGAATCCTTTACTAGGACAAGGAGACGGGACCTGGTCTTCCAGACTTGGTGACAGCGGATGGCCAGACGCTGGTACCAGTGATTCTACAGATGGGAAAGACTGGCAACCCGGTGGTGCTGCTTTCACCGATCTGGTACCAGAGTTTGAACCTGGCAAGCCATGGAAG GGGAATCAGATGAAGAGCATTGAGGATGATCCAAGTATTACTCCCGGATCAGTGGTACGCTCGCCTTTGTCGCTTGCTGCCATCAAAGATCCCGACGCAATATTTTCATCGACCACCAAAACCTCGCCGCCACCTTCAGCTAACGCCGACACGTCGATCCCCAGTCTGAGTAACTCGACTTGGAGTTTCAACCCGCCAGCAACGACACCCAGCGTTTTTGCCAG TTCTAAGAATACCTGGGGTGAATCTGCTCCACCGCCTACCGCTGTTACTTCTGAGTTGTGGGGCGCTCCGATGAGCAAAGCTCGAGGACCTCCTCCTGGCTTAGGAAGCAAGGGCGGTGCAAGTGCCAGTAATGGTTGGGTTGGTTTGGCCGGAGTTAATCGATCGTCCAGTTCATGGGGTCTTCAATCCGGTGCCGTTGGTAACGCTGCCTGGGTCTCAACTTGGCTTTTGCTGAAAAACCTGACGCCACAAATCGATGGATCTACGCTGAAGACATTGTGCATGCAGCATGGGCCTGTACAAGACTTCAGACTGTATTTGAACCACGGAATTGCTTTGGCTAAATATTCGTCGAGAGATGAAGCTATCAAG GCACAAGGAGCACTGAACAACTGCGTTCTTGGCAACACGACAATATTTGCCGAATCTCCTGCTGACAGTGAGGTTCACACACTGTTGCAACATCTCGGCCACGGCGGTCAGCAACAAACCGCTGGAACGGCGGGTTCTGGATGGGGTCTCAGAACTACCAGCAAAGCCGGTCCTCCCCCAGACACGTGGGGCGGTAGCTCAAGTCAGCTTTGGGGAGCCCCACCCGGTGGTAATTCATTGTGGAGTAACGCAGGCATCGATAGCGGCGATCAACAAAGAGCTACGCCAAGCTCGTTGAATTCTTACCTGCCCGGAGATCTTTTGGGAG